The nucleotide window AGATTGATCCCCAAACGGGGAAAGCGACCTCTATCGAGCGTCTCTGCTATCGCAGTGGGCAGAAGTAGGTATTCTAGCTCGCGGGCTAGGCGTTCTGACACTGCTCTTGCAGTACGCTTCGCTATTTCCTAACGTCCGTGGCCTATGAGTCCTTATGGGTGACAAGCCTACCAAGTCGGAGGGAGAAGATCGGCTTCCCGGGCGCCTACGCTTAGCGTTATTTGCCTTAGCCTTGCTTCTCGCTGCACTGCTAGTGATGGCCAGTCGGCTCGCGCCAGACCCTCGTGGTTTTGGCACCCACGAGCAACTTGGCTTGTCGCCGTGTTGGATTCATCAGCGAACAGGAATCACTTGCCCCTCGTGCGGCATGACCACAGCTTGGGCACATGCTCTTGCGGGACAGATACTACCAGCAATCCAATCAAATCTTGGAGGAACCTTACTCTGCGTCGTCGCACTTGTAGTCGCTCCCTGGCTGGCACTTTCTGCCATCGTGGGACGTTGGCTCCTATGGCGACCGAGCCTCAAACCAACCGTCATCGTCGCTACGGCCATTTTGACGGTGACGGTCCTTGATTGGCTC belongs to Lacipirellulaceae bacterium and includes:
- a CDS encoding DUF2752 domain-containing protein, which translates into the protein MGDKPTKSEGEDRLPGRLRLALFALALLLAALLVMASRLAPDPRGFGTHEQLGLSPCWIHQRTGITCPSCGMTTAWAHALAGQILPAIQSNLGGTLLCVVALVVAPWLALSAIVGRWLLWRPSLKPTVIVATAILTVTVLDWLRRVFL